The following are encoded together in the Arcticibacterium luteifluviistationis genome:
- a CDS encoding energy transducer TonB yields the protein MTLRISILLFFISSSSFSQFTLAQFEGGEDSLKAYIERNLKPYKELNTILQLRIDSTGKVTEADILNSTDYEVDEAILKMANEMPNSIPAIQGRQQISSIRMVPIQFEMSMVYTAVEQNPSFPGGREAMDDFFNLNMGVYEPKSKNTKTAMIRFTVLEDGKTCCTIFFNETPKLIEEQILKALNKMPLWNPGKQNNRLVKVFFTMPVKYVVP from the coding sequence ATGACTCTAAGAATTTCAATCCTTTTATTTTTTATATCCTCAAGCTCTTTTTCACAATTCACCCTAGCTCAATTTGAAGGAGGTGAAGATTCTCTAAAAGCTTATATAGAAAGAAACCTCAAACCATATAAGGAATTAAACACCATACTGCAATTACGTATAGATTCTACTGGTAAAGTCACTGAAGCCGACATCTTAAACAGTACAGATTATGAAGTAGATGAAGCTATTTTAAAAATGGCAAACGAAATGCCTAATTCGATTCCGGCTATCCAAGGTCGTCAACAAATCTCTTCTATAAGAATGGTTCCAATCCAATTTGAAATGTCAATGGTCTATACTGCTGTGGAACAAAATCCTTCATTTCCAGGAGGTAGGGAGGCTATGGATGATTTTTTCAATTTAAACATGGGCGTATATGAGCCTAAGTCCAAAAACACCAAAACCGCGATGATTAGGTTTACTGTGCTTGAGGATGGTAAGACCTGTTGTACTATTTTCTTTAACGAAACGCCAAAGCTTATTGAAGAGCAAATTTTAAAAGCATTGAATAAAATGCCTTTATGGAATCCAGGAAAGCAAAATAATAGGCTGGTGAAAGTTTTTTTCACTATGCCTGTTAAGTATGTAGTTCCTTAA
- a CDS encoding SDR family oxidoreductase, with amino-acid sequence MKVAVTSASGQLGAAIVKQLIAEIGKDNVIGIARTPEKAKHLGVEIREGDYNNREQFDKALEGIDAVLLVSGMDDPQKRIQQHRNVIEAAKQNGVKKIVYTSIIGAEENNAFSPIVQTNRQTESDVKDSGLAWAIGRNGIYIEPDLEYIDTYQKEGEIRNCAADGKCTYTSRGELGYAYAKMLLEEKHNGNTYNLVGEGITQSELTKYINQVYNTNLVFNSISVASYLTERKAELGDFIGTVIAGIYEGIKGGANDVPSDYEKATGRPHKAPLEII; translated from the coding sequence ATGAAAGTAGCAGTAACATCAGCCAGCGGACAGTTAGGAGCGGCAATTGTAAAACAATTGATAGCCGAAATAGGAAAAGATAATGTCATAGGAATAGCCCGTACACCAGAAAAAGCAAAACATCTGGGTGTAGAAATTAGGGAGGGCGACTATAACAACCGCGAACAATTTGACAAAGCTTTAGAAGGTATAGATGCCGTTCTATTGGTATCTGGTATGGATGACCCTCAAAAAAGAATCCAACAGCACAGAAATGTGATAGAAGCCGCCAAGCAAAACGGTGTCAAGAAAATTGTTTACACCAGCATCATTGGAGCGGAAGAAAACAATGCATTTAGCCCGATTGTTCAAACCAACAGACAAACCGAAAGCGATGTTAAAGACTCGGGTTTAGCATGGGCTATTGGTAGAAATGGTATTTACATAGAGCCTGATTTAGAATACATAGACACGTACCAAAAAGAAGGCGAAATTAGAAACTGTGCAGCGGATGGAAAATGTACTTACACCAGCCGAGGAGAATTAGGCTATGCTTATGCCAAAATGCTTTTGGAAGAAAAACACAATGGAAATACCTATAATTTAGTAGGTGAAGGAATTACCCAAAGTGAACTTACCAAATACATCAACCAAGTTTACAACACCAATCTTGTTTTTAATTCTATTTCTGTAGCGTCCTATCTAACAGAAAGAAAAGCAGAACTAGGAGACTTTATCGGAACTGTGATTGCCGGAATTTATGAAGGCATAAAAGGTGGAGCTAATGATGTTCCTTCCGACTATGAAAAAGCAACCGGAAGACCACATAAAGCTCCTTTAGAAATAATTTAA
- the nhaD gene encoding sodium:proton antiporter NhaD, producing MYILLLIAFVIGYFFIALEHPLHIDKAASAVLTGVICWTILVLGQEQIFQTSPSESFIDESIIHHLGEIAQILFFLLAAMTIVELIDTHNGFEVITSKIKTTNRVKLLWILSIVTFIMSSVLDNLTTSIVLATLLKKLVKKKEDLWFYGGIVVIAANAGGAWSPIGDVTTIMLWIGGQVTATNIITSIIIPSIFCLVVPLIILSFIKSGDVSQPIKIDSKDHVVLTNKFESNLILWLGIAGLLFVPIFKNFTHLPPFMGMLFSLGVIWVVTEFMHKNKPDKHRQALTVSNIIRQVDTTSILFFLGILLAVAALQTAGHLSDFAVILENSFGDIYVINIVIGLVSSIVDNVPLVAGAMGMYSLSSYPPDHLFWELLAYCAGTGGSVLIIGSASGVAIMSILKIDFIWYLKKISWLALVGYFAGVLVHYLLN from the coding sequence ATGTATATCCTACTCCTTATAGCCTTTGTCATTGGCTATTTTTTCATTGCACTAGAACATCCCCTTCATATTGACAAAGCAGCATCTGCTGTTCTTACGGGGGTAATTTGTTGGACAATTCTTGTACTAGGTCAAGAACAAATTTTTCAAACAAGCCCCAGTGAAAGTTTCATCGACGAAAGCATCATACATCATCTAGGTGAAATAGCTCAAATCCTGTTTTTCTTATTAGCCGCTATGACCATTGTTGAGCTAATTGATACGCACAATGGCTTTGAAGTAATTACCTCCAAAATTAAAACGACAAACAGAGTTAAATTGCTTTGGATTTTAAGCATCGTTACATTCATTATGTCTTCCGTTTTAGACAACCTTACTACCTCCATAGTACTGGCAACATTGTTAAAAAAACTGGTTAAGAAAAAAGAAGACCTCTGGTTTTATGGAGGTATCGTGGTCATTGCTGCTAATGCAGGCGGTGCCTGGTCTCCTATTGGAGATGTGACCACCATTATGCTTTGGATAGGAGGACAAGTCACAGCCACCAATATTATTACCAGTATTATAATTCCTAGTATTTTTTGTTTAGTAGTTCCATTAATTATTCTTTCTTTTATTAAAAGTGGTGATGTATCGCAGCCCATTAAAATTGACTCAAAAGATCACGTAGTTCTTACCAATAAGTTTGAATCAAATTTGATTCTTTGGCTAGGAATTGCAGGTTTACTTTTTGTGCCTATTTTTAAAAACTTCACTCATTTGCCACCATTTATGGGTATGCTATTTAGTTTGGGAGTAATTTGGGTGGTAACCGAATTTATGCATAAAAACAAGCCAGACAAGCACCGTCAAGCCTTAACTGTTTCAAATATAATTCGACAAGTAGACACCACTAGCATCCTTTTTTTCCTCGGAATTCTTTTGGCAGTAGCTGCTTTACAAACCGCCGGTCATTTAAGCGATTTTGCAGTTATTCTTGAGAATAGCTTTGGTGACATTTATGTGATAAATATAGTGATAGGCTTGGTCTCTTCCATCGTTGACAATGTGCCTTTGGTGGCAGGAGCAATGGGCATGTACTCTTTAAGTTCTTATCCTCCAGACCATTTATTTTGGGAGCTACTAGCCTATTGTGCCGGAACAGGAGGAAGTGTGCTAATTATAGGTTCAGCTTCTGGAGTGGCTATTATGAGCATTCTCAAAATTGATTTTATCTGGTACCTAAAAAAAATAAGTTGGCTTGCTTTAGTGGGCTATTTCGCTGGAGTACTTGTCCATTATTTATTAAACTAA
- a CDS encoding aspartate/glutamate racemase family protein, whose amino-acid sequence MENEMIGIVGGIGSYAGIDLIKKIYDQTEAASDQEHLPISMLSVPHKITDRTNFLLDQTTINPGIAISEIIESLISNGSTVIGIPCNTAHAQPIFDLIKANVSESCTLVHLIEEVGQYLSTNHPEVKKVGVLGTTGTIMAKVYPDVLSKYGIEVIQPSDEIQNLFVHPSIYDVNYGIKAFSNPVNIKAKENLSMAATYLSRKGAQAIVLGCTEIPLAIQYDKIESSLIVDATAILAKALIRESKKRSAVLAN is encoded by the coding sequence ATGGAAAACGAAATGATAGGAATAGTTGGCGGCATTGGTAGTTATGCTGGCATAGATTTAATCAAAAAAATATATGACCAAACAGAAGCCGCTTCCGACCAAGAGCACTTACCTATCTCCATGCTTTCAGTACCTCATAAAATAACAGACCGTACTAATTTCCTTCTAGATCAGACCACTATAAATCCGGGCATAGCCATCTCTGAAATTATTGAGTCGTTAATTTCCAATGGTTCTACGGTTATCGGTATTCCCTGTAATACGGCTCATGCCCAACCCATTTTTGATTTAATAAAAGCAAACGTTTCTGAATCGTGTACGCTTGTTCATCTTATTGAGGAAGTGGGTCAGTACCTTTCTACTAACCATCCAGAGGTCAAAAAAGTGGGCGTTTTAGGAACCACCGGAACCATAATGGCGAAGGTTTATCCAGATGTACTTTCAAAATATGGCATTGAAGTCATTCAACCTTCTGACGAAATTCAGAATCTCTTTGTTCACCCTTCTATTTATGATGTCAATTATGGCATTAAAGCGTTTTCAAACCCTGTAAACATAAAGGCTAAAGAAAACTTGAGCATGGCTGCCACTTATCTTTCAAGAAAAGGAGCTCAAGCAATTGTTCTTGGCTGTACCGAAATTCCACTTGCCATTCAATATGACAAAATAGAAAGCAGTTTAATAGTAGATGCTACAGCCATACTGGCCAAAGCTCTAATCAGGGAATCGAAAAAACGATCTGCTGTTTTAGCAAATTGA
- a CDS encoding DUF6855 family protein, whose amino-acid sequence MNYKELIGTKEQPMLLKTPPLSSQYTMHVDEKDGKEILVCTVKSTVLHYDIRCLDDLHKMLLKQGDWIELASKDEKVETKPDAIEHWGRALKIQIRD is encoded by the coding sequence ATGAACTACAAAGAGCTAATTGGAACAAAAGAGCAACCCATGCTACTCAAAACACCTCCTTTATCTTCTCAATATACCATGCATGTAGATGAAAAGGATGGTAAAGAGATTTTGGTATGTACTGTTAAATCAACAGTCCTCCATTACGACATCAGATGTCTTGATGACTTACACAAAATGCTTCTAAAACAAGGTGATTGGATAGAACTGGCAAGTAAGGATGAAAAGGTTGAAACTAAACCTGATGCCATAGAGCATTGGGGAAGAGCACTTAAAATCCAAATTAGAGATTAG